The Rhodobacter sp. CZR27 genome includes a window with the following:
- the tatC gene encoding twin-arginine translocase subunit TatC, translating into MSAERNDDIDSSSAPLIEHLAELRNRILVSLAAFLVGMAIAFTVWNPIFNFLTHPICDALNARGQDCGLVLIKLQEGFFVAIRISVMGGIVLSFPVIASQMWRFVAPGLYRSEKAAFLPFLIASPVMFILGGLFSFYVVLPIAFDFFLGFQQFMTEQPGAVGADGSLPLAGVVFQGSMEQYLALTTNFILAFGLCFQLPVLLTLMGKAGLVTSRGLAGMRKYAIVLILIVAAVVTPPDMMSQLILFAAIYPLYEASIFLIRRIEKKREAELRAQGLWFDDEEEDGTA; encoded by the coding sequence ATGAGCGCCGAGCGCAACGACGACATCGACAGTTCCAGCGCCCCGCTCATCGAGCACCTGGCCGAGCTTCGCAACCGCATCCTGGTCTCGCTTGCCGCCTTCCTCGTGGGGATGGCGATCGCCTTCACGGTGTGGAACCCGATCTTCAACTTCCTCACCCACCCGATCTGCGACGCGCTGAACGCGCGCGGGCAGGATTGTGGCCTCGTGCTGATCAAGCTGCAGGAAGGCTTCTTCGTCGCGATCCGGATCTCGGTGATGGGCGGGATCGTGCTGTCCTTCCCCGTGATCGCCTCGCAGATGTGGCGGTTCGTGGCGCCCGGCCTCTACCGCAGCGAGAAGGCGGCCTTCCTGCCGTTCCTGATCGCCTCGCCGGTCATGTTCATCCTGGGCGGGCTGTTCTCGTTTTACGTCGTCCTGCCGATCGCCTTTGACTTCTTCCTCGGCTTCCAGCAGTTCATGACCGAGCAGCCGGGGGCGGTGGGAGCCGACGGCAGCCTGCCGCTGGCCGGCGTGGTGTTCCAGGGCTCGATGGAGCAGTATCTGGCGCTGACCACCAACTTCATCCTGGCCTTCGGCCTCTGCTTCCAGTTGCCGGTGCTTCTTACGCTGATGGGCAAGGCGGGGCTTGTGACGTCGCGCGGGCTGGCAGGCATGCGCAAATACGCGATCGTCCTGATCCTGATCGTGGCGGCCGTGGTCACGCCGCCCGACATGATGTCCCAGTTGATCCTGTTCGCCGCGATCTACCCGCTTTACGAGGCGTCGATCTTCCTGATCCGCCGCATCGAGAAGAAGCGCGAGGCCGAGCTGCGGGCGCAGGGCCTGTGGTTCGACGACGAGGAAGAGGACGGCACGGCATGA
- the tatB gene encoding Sec-independent protein translocase protein TatB, with protein MFDIGWSELLVIGVVALIVVGPKDLPDMFRTLGRVTAKARNMAREFQRAMEAAADETGVKDVAKDLKNTTSPRSMGLDAVKQAAERFEKWDPMKPARPVVPSEPAAGPISQAQAQQGPGAAAASAPPPAAPADGKSDA; from the coding sequence ATGTTCGACATCGGCTGGAGCGAACTGCTGGTCATCGGCGTCGTGGCGCTGATCGTGGTGGGTCCCAAGGATCTGCCCGACATGTTCCGCACGCTTGGTCGGGTGACTGCGAAGGCGCGCAACATGGCGCGCGAATTCCAGCGCGCGATGGAGGCCGCCGCCGACGAGACCGGCGTGAAGGACGTCGCCAAGGACCTGAAGAACACCACCTCCCCGCGCAGCATGGGCCTCGATGCGGTGAAGCAGGCGGCCGAGCGGTTCGAGAAGTGGGACCCGATGAAGCCCGCGCGGCCGGTCGTCCCGTCCGAGCCCGCCGCAGGCCCGATTTCCCAGGCGCAGGCGCAGCAGGGACCGGGAGCGGCCGCCGCGTCGGCCCCGCCGCCCGCCGCGCCGGCCGATGGCAAGAGTGACGCATGA
- the tatA gene encoding twin-arginine translocase TatA/TatE family subunit — protein MLNNIGLPGLLLIAVVVLVLFGRGKVSSLMGEVGKGINAFKKGIKEETAEIENRPETTRDVTPAADRDKV, from the coding sequence ATGCTCAACAATATCGGTTTGCCCGGCCTGCTACTGATCGCCGTGGTCGTTCTGGTCCTGTTCGGACGCGGCAAGGTCAGCTCGCTGATGGGCGAGGTCGGCAAGGGGATCAATGCCTTCAAGAAAGGCATCAAGGAAGAGACCGCCGAGATCGAGAACCGCCCCGAGACGACGCGCGACGTGACGCCCGCCGCCGATCGCGACAAGGTCTGA
- a CDS encoding ABC transporter ATP-binding protein encodes MPQSSANPAPRLKVEHLTRAFGGNPVVNDVSLEVAAGEVMCLLGPSGCGKSTTLRMIAGVERPDAGRIEIDGRPVSDAGLFLPPEARSVGLMFQDFALFPHLTVAQNVAFGLRDGREAKERRVDELLERVNLTGYGRKHPHQLSGGEQQRVALARALAPRPRVMLMDEPFSGLDNRLRDGIRDTTLEILKEEGAAVLLVTHEPDEALRMGDEIALMRAGRIVQRGSPYNVYNAPVDRAAAAFFSDINVIRGTSRGALTETPFGEFLTPGHADGAEVEIVIRPQHLKIDFDRGGRGPHPTPADGTAARGTVLRARFLGRESLVEFVMDFDGSRLTASVPNVFLPKPGTALWLMIRRDRCFVFPARH; translated from the coding sequence GTGCCCCAGTCTTCCGCCAACCCCGCACCGCGTCTGAAGGTCGAGCATCTGACGCGCGCGTTCGGCGGCAACCCCGTGGTGAACGACGTCTCGCTCGAGGTCGCGGCGGGCGAGGTGATGTGCCTGCTCGGCCCCTCGGGCTGCGGCAAGTCTACGACACTGCGCATGATCGCGGGGGTCGAGCGCCCCGATGCCGGGCGGATCGAGATCGACGGCCGCCCGGTCTCGGACGCGGGGCTGTTCCTGCCGCCCGAGGCGCGCTCGGTCGGGCTGATGTTTCAGGACTTCGCGCTGTTTCCGCACCTGACGGTGGCGCAGAACGTGGCCTTCGGCCTGCGCGACGGCCGCGAGGCGAAGGAACGGCGCGTCGACGAACTGCTCGAGCGGGTGAACCTGACGGGCTACGGCCGCAAGCACCCGCACCAGCTGTCGGGGGGCGAGCAGCAGCGCGTGGCGCTGGCCCGCGCACTGGCGCCGCGTCCGCGGGTCATGCTGATGGACGAGCCGTTCTCGGGCCTCGACAACCGGCTGCGCGACGGCATCCGCGACACGACGCTGGAAATCCTGAAGGAGGAGGGGGCGGCGGTCCTGCTCGTCACCCACGAACCCGACGAGGCGCTGCGCATGGGCGACGAGATAGCCCTGATGCGGGCCGGCCGGATCGTGCAGCGCGGCTCGCCCTACAACGTCTACAACGCGCCGGTGGACCGGGCGGCGGCGGCGTTCTTCTCGGACATCAACGTGATCCGCGGCACCTCGCGCGGGGCGCTGACCGAAACGCCCTTCGGCGAGTTCCTGACCCCCGGCCATGCCGACGGCGCCGAGGTCGAGATCGTGATCCGCCCGCAGCACCTGAAGATCGACTTTGATCGCGGCGGGCGCGGACCGCATCCGACCCCGGCCGACGGGACGGCCGCCCGCGGCACCGTGCTGCGCGCGCGCTTCCTCGGGCGCGAGAGCCTCGTGGAATTCGTGATGGATTTCGACGGGTCGCGCCTGACTGCCTCGGTGCCCAATGTCTTCCTGCCTAAGCCGGGCACCGCCCTGTGGCTGATGATCCGCCGCGACCGCTGCTTCGTCTTCCCGGCGCGGCACTGA
- a CDS encoding SDR family oxidoreductase yields MDLGIRGRRALVCASSKGLGLGCATALAEAGVDLVMNARGAEALEAAAADLRGRFGVSVTAVAADIVSDEGRARVLEAAGPVDILVTNAGGPPPGLWSDWTREDFIRALDANMLTPIALMTALLPGMIERGWGRVVNITSQSVRSPIPVLGLSNSARAGLTGYVAGTARQVAQHGVCINNLLPGIHDTDRAAALDAGVMKAQGLTLAEARAQRAATIPTRSYGSAADFGAACAFLCSEQAKFIVGQNLLLDGGATNLTI; encoded by the coding sequence TGCGCGACGGCGCTGGCCGAGGCGGGCGTGGATCTGGTGATGAACGCCCGCGGCGCCGAGGCGCTGGAGGCCGCCGCAGCCGATCTCCGCGGCCGCTTCGGGGTCTCGGTTACGGCGGTGGCAGCCGACATCGTTTCCGACGAGGGGCGCGCCCGGGTGCTGGAGGCGGCAGGACCGGTGGACATCCTCGTGACCAACGCGGGCGGGCCGCCGCCGGGCCTCTGGTCGGACTGGACGCGCGAGGATTTCATCCGGGCGCTCGATGCCAACATGCTCACCCCCATCGCGCTGATGACGGCGCTGCTGCCGGGAATGATCGAGCGCGGCTGGGGTCGGGTGGTCAACATCACCTCGCAGTCGGTGCGCTCTCCCATCCCGGTGCTCGGCCTGTCGAACTCGGCGCGGGCCGGGCTGACCGGTTATGTCGCCGGCACCGCGCGGCAGGTGGCGCAGCACGGCGTCTGCATCAACAACCTGCTGCCGGGGATCCATGACACCGACCGGGCCGCGGCACTCGATGCCGGGGTGATGAAGGCGCAGGGCCTGACGCTGGCCGAGGCACGGGCGCAGCGCGCGGCGACCATCCCGACGCGCAGCTACGGATCGGCGGCCGATTTCGGCGCGGCCTGCGCCTTCCTCTGCTCGGAGCAGGCAAAGTTCATCGTCGGGCAGAACCTGCTGCTGGACGGGGGCGCCACGAACCTCACGATATGA